CGACGCCCTGCAGATCATCGCGTTCGGCCGCTATGCGCGCACCGTCTCGGCCGCGGAGCTCACCGGCCTCGAGGGCGTCTACGAGCAGGGCACCAACCTGCACCACGCGCTGGCGCTGGCGGGTCGGCACCTGCGCAGGCACCCCAACGCCCAGCCGGTGGTGCTCGTCGTCACCGACGGCGAACCGACCGCGCATCTGGAGCACTATCCGAGCGACGAGGGCGGGCCCGCGGTCTTCTTCGACTACCCGCCGCATCCGCGCACCATCGCCCACACCGTCAAGGGGTTCGACGAGATGGCCGCGCTCGGGGCGCAGGTGACGATCTTCCGGTTGGGCAACGATCCCGGGCTGGCCCGGTTCATCGACCAGGTCGCGCGCCGGGTGGAGGGCCGGGTCGTGGTGCCCGACCTGGACGGGCTGGGCGCCGCCGTGGTCGGCGACTACCTGACGTCGCGCCGGAGGCGCTGAGCCGGATTAGGCGGCTTTGCGCTTCTTGCGCTTGACGCCGACACTGCCGCCGAGCGCGAAGCCGCGGATGCGCACGCACGGCGCGCCGGGCGAGCCTTCGCCGTCCACCGCGTGGTCGAACGTGCCCATCACGCCGATGCCGCGCAGGTCGACGTTGACCTCCGGCGGCACCAGGATCGTCTGGCCGCCGAAGATTGAATACGAGTGGATCTCCACCTCGGGCGACGTGAAGTCGGCGTACCGCAAATCCACCACCCCGCCGCCGAAGAGGGCGAACGTGGTCATCCGGCGCGGCACATTCCACCGGCCGCGGCGTTCGAACCCGCTCATGATGGCCAGCAGCATGGTCGACGGCGCCGGCCGGCACGGGCCGCCGCTGCGGCCGCGGGTGACCGCGCCGGGCAGATCGGCCGACAACCGGTCCAGCTCGTCGTAGGTCTGCGCGGCGTATGCCCTGGTGAGGCGGTCCTCGTACTCGGGAAGCTGCAGGCGGCCCTGGGCGGCGGCGTCAGTGAGCAGCTGCGCGACCTGTATCCGATCGGTGTCGCCAGCACGCATCGAACCGTTCCGCGACGCTGAAGTGCTCATCGTTTACGAGCCTACGACGAACCGTGGCACATGCAAGCTCGTTGTCCAAACTGTGCCCTCACCCACCACGGCGAAGAATGTAGATGAGCA
The window above is part of the Mycolicibacterium rutilum genome. Proteins encoded here:
- a CDS encoding DUF1707 SHOCT-like domain-containing protein, whose amino-acid sequence is MSTSASRNGSMRAGDTDRIQVAQLLTDAAAQGRLQLPEYEDRLTRAYAAQTYDELDRLSADLPGAVTRGRSGGPCRPAPSTMLLAIMSGFERRGRWNVPRRMTTFALFGGGVVDLRYADFTSPEVEIHSYSIFGGQTILVPPEVNVDLRGIGVMGTFDHAVDGEGSPGAPCVRIRGFALGGSVGVKRKKRKAA